A genome region from uncultured Roseibium sp. includes the following:
- a CDS encoding M23 family metallopeptidase, with protein sequence MGCNWFFSLGALVTITTFPTLVFAACPPGARIDDISPPTDVARTFIREGPGEYGKSRASGNPHTGVDILTRASYDDRSAYAVYAMADGVVAYAQFNGGGLDQGFGNVVIIDHGADCYTMMAHLSSDPFTPMPSDPSAALLVSVGQSVSRGTLVGYFVDMSAGVHSTGNAMRTATGARWQTHFEFINAPSGRTGPGRIADIIGSDGRRVDPTSTLLSLGYQIEDIVN encoded by the coding sequence ATGGGATGCAATTGGTTTTTTTCTTTGGGCGCACTTGTTACTATTACAACCTTTCCAACGTTAGTATTCGCGGCCTGCCCCCCCGGTGCTCGTATTGACGATATTTCTCCACCGACAGATGTCGCGCGCACATTTATTCGAGAAGGACCAGGAGAGTATGGCAAGAGCCGCGCAAGTGGAAACCCACATACCGGTGTAGATATTTTGACTAGGGCTAGTTACGATGATCGGTCCGCTTATGCTGTCTATGCAATGGCGGACGGAGTGGTGGCCTATGCACAATTCAACGGCGGCGGACTGGACCAAGGTTTCGGGAATGTTGTGATTATCGATCATGGCGCGGATTGTTACACGATGATGGCCCATCTTTCGAGCGATCCGTTCACTCCAATGCCCAGCGATCCCTCTGCAGCTCTACTCGTTTCTGTCGGACAATCTGTCTCCCGCGGCACTTTGGTTGGGTACTTCGTGGACATGTCGGCGGGCGTTCATTCGACTGGCAATGCGATGCGCACCGCTACAGGTGCTCGCTGGCAAACCCACTTTGAGTTCATCAACGCGCCGAGTGGCCGTACGGGCCCCGGACGGATCGCTGACATCATCGGTTCAGATGGTCGGCGAGTTGATCCAACGTCCACTCTGCTCAGTCTCGGGTACCAAATCGAAGACATTGTCAACTGA